A stretch of the Ostrea edulis chromosome 9, xbOstEdul1.1, whole genome shotgun sequence genome encodes the following:
- the LOC125659514 gene encoding uncharacterized protein LOC125659514 isoform X1 yields MISTKMLRAGSTRRSYTRPPARAEVSVVLPSQPRNSSLTSARPTQQHQSSQSTLCADIYQDAPGAIALHNTQPTITPDIYLQENAGPAEAIPTENVPHQTDQDMDRKNTTSCISLATLIACIVLVQGYWKTPEESPTCKINTCRESDATCECSLTIEHRLTMTTKDPLLVVPSGGKLYYHNDTNKRAPLSDPVISEIITTDGYGSRLVIAINEKFPGPTIEAYENQEMIIHVRNLMHTDSTTIHFHGMHQRGTPHADGVAFISQCPILPGQTFTHRFTASPHGSSFYHAHIGDQRSMGLYGGLIIYPRNKFLSQPQVGFTVLLQDWNHNDEPETLYQRMLNGIYNFQNNPPTRIETTQSVDGANFSRFHFHSGLINGKGRFYSRSPVSSYGLQHNGAPLEIFRIKPRTTYRFRVISAATLYPFRVYVQDHPEITIVASDGFEIVKGIGEESQAITVESFIIHPGERFDFLLYTGKTVNSYLLVAESIEVLPSNVYEYHAAEAIIEYEASPSSYVTSRASNQKYCTSGTPCVTFNCPYLYYPDNEHRQCLPYDVANSNEPNSRYSEVDIVSETLFFNFAFPGESGNTPGSVNGRAFVPPVAPILTESSNELRTECDDSKCRIDSVCACTYSINLDFGKVYQFVMTNIGSGRGWSHPVHLHGHYFFVYKMGFGEYDQTTAKFISETYDIECMGTNTTNFCNSAKWRNETWDSSIPGSKTIYPPEKDTIIIPTGGYVVIRFKANNPGAWFFHCHIDLHNTNGMGMVLLEASNNYPSAPSGFPKCGFFGENQNGNISNGPRCVIDMVLLSFVIIGGLYV; encoded by the exons ATGATTAGTACGAAAATGTTAAGAGCGGGATCTACTAGGCGCTCTTATACCAGACCACCGGCTCGGGCAGAAGTCTCTGTAGTTCTCCCGTCACAACCTCGCAATTCCTCGCTGACGAGTGCACGTCCTACACAGCAGCATCAATCTAGCCAATCCACTTTATGTGCTGACATATATCAAGATGCACCCGGGGCCATTGCATTGCACAACACGCAGCCCACCATCACCCCAGATATTTATCTTCAAGAAAACGCTGGGCCTGCAGAGGCTATACCTACCGAAAATGTACCACACCAAACAG ATCAAGATATGGATAGGAAGAACACTACTTCGTGCATTTCTTTGGCAACCCTGATTGCCTGTATCGTCTTGGTTCAAGGATACTGGAAAACTCCAGAGGAGAGTCCCACCTGTAAGATTAATACATGTAGAGAATCTGATGCTACTTGCGAATGCTCTCTCACCATTGAACACAGGTTGACAATGACAACAAAAGATCCTTTGCTAGTTGTTCCATCTGGTGGCAAGCTTTACTATCATAACGATACAAACAAACGAGCCCCTCTGTCGGATCCCGTCATCAGTGAAATTATAACGACAGATGGATATGGATCCCGCCTTGTCATAGCTATTAATGAAAAATTTCCTGGGCCAACCATAGAAGCTTACGAAAACCAGGAAATGATCATCCATGTTAGAAATTTGATGCATACTGATTCGACAACGATACATTTTCACGGGATGCATCAGCGTGGGACACCACATGCTGATGGTGTAGCCTTTATAAGCCAGTGTCCAATTTTGCCTGGACAAACATTTACCCACAGATTCACTGCGAGTCCGCATGGATCCAGTTTCTATCATGCACACATAGGAGACCAGCGTAGCATGGGTTTGTATGGAGGGCTTATCATTTATCCTCGGAACAAATTCCTTTCTCAACCACAAGTTGGATTCACCGTTCTCTTGCAGGATTGGAATCACAACGATGAACCTGAAACTTTGTATCAGCGCATGCTCAACGGGatttacaattttcaaaacaatccACCGACTCGAATTGAAACTACACAGTCCGTTGATGGCGCTAATTTTAGTCGATTTCATTTTCACTCAGGTCTTATCAATGGTAAAGGAAGATTTTATTCACGGAGTCCAGTCTCGTCTTATGGACTTCAACACAATGGGGCCCCTCTTGAAATATTTCGCATAAAGCCACGAACAACCTATAGATTTCGAGTGATAAGTGCAGCAACTCTTTACCCTTTCCGCGTTTATGTTCAAGATCATCCGGAGATTACAATTGTAGCATCTGATGGATTTGAGATTGTCAAAGGAATTGGGGAGGAAAGTCAGGCAATCACCGTAGAATCGTTTATCATTCATCCAGGAGAGCgatttgattttttattgtaCACAGGAAAGACTGTAAACTCGTATCTTCTAGTTGCAGAGAGTATTGAAGTCCTACCCAGCAATGTATATGAATATCATGCTGCAGAGGCAATAATTGAATACGAAGCCTCCCCCTCTTCATACGTTACATCACGAGCAAGCAATCAGAAATATTGTACCAGTGGAACACCATGTGTAACATTCAACTGTCCATATCTGTATTACCCCGACAATGAGCACAGACAGTGTCTGCCTTATGATGTAGCGAACAGTAATGAACCAAATTCACGTTATAGCGAAGTTGATATTGTTTCTGAAACGCTGTTTTTTAACTTTGCCTTTCCTGGAGAATCAGGGAATACGCCAGGTTCGGTTAATGGACGTGCATTTGTTCCGCCTGTGGCACCTATACTCACGGAATCGAGCAACGAACTGCGAACAGAATGCGATGACTCAAAATGTCGCATTGACTCTGTCTGCGCTTGCACCTATTCCATCAATCTTGACTTTGGGAAGGTATATCAGTTTGTAATGACAAATATTGGTAGTGGTCGAGGATGGTCCCATCCAGTTCATCTTCATGGTCACTatttttttgtgtacaaaatgggATTCGGAGAATATGATCAGACTACAGCCAAATTTATCTCTGAAACATATGACATTGAATGCATGGGAACTAACACTACAAATTTTTGTAATTCTGCTAAATGGAGAAACGAAACATGGGACAGCAGTATTCCTGGTTCAAAAACAATTTACCCTCCAGAAAAAGACACCATAATAATTCCAACGGGAGGATACGTCGTTATCCGATTTAAAGCAAATAATCCTGGAGCCTGGTTCTTTCACTGTCACATTGACCTTCACAACACCAATGGAATGGGAATGGTTCTTCTGGAAGCGTCAAACAATTACCCATCAGCTCCATCTGGATTCccaaaatgtgggttttttggAGAAAATCAAAACGGAAATATATCCAATGGACCAAGATGTGTAATCG ATATGGTATTGCTGTCGTTCGTGATAATCGGAGGACTTTATGTGTAA
- the LOC125659514 gene encoding uncharacterized protein LOC125659514 isoform X2 — MDRKNTTSCISLATLIACIVLVQGYWKTPEESPTCKINTCRESDATCECSLTIEHRLTMTTKDPLLVVPSGGKLYYHNDTNKRAPLSDPVISEIITTDGYGSRLVIAINEKFPGPTIEAYENQEMIIHVRNLMHTDSTTIHFHGMHQRGTPHADGVAFISQCPILPGQTFTHRFTASPHGSSFYHAHIGDQRSMGLYGGLIIYPRNKFLSQPQVGFTVLLQDWNHNDEPETLYQRMLNGIYNFQNNPPTRIETTQSVDGANFSRFHFHSGLINGKGRFYSRSPVSSYGLQHNGAPLEIFRIKPRTTYRFRVISAATLYPFRVYVQDHPEITIVASDGFEIVKGIGEESQAITVESFIIHPGERFDFLLYTGKTVNSYLLVAESIEVLPSNVYEYHAAEAIIEYEASPSSYVTSRASNQKYCTSGTPCVTFNCPYLYYPDNEHRQCLPYDVANSNEPNSRYSEVDIVSETLFFNFAFPGESGNTPGSVNGRAFVPPVAPILTESSNELRTECDDSKCRIDSVCACTYSINLDFGKVYQFVMTNIGSGRGWSHPVHLHGHYFFVYKMGFGEYDQTTAKFISETYDIECMGTNTTNFCNSAKWRNETWDSSIPGSKTIYPPEKDTIIIPTGGYVVIRFKANNPGAWFFHCHIDLHNTNGMGMVLLEASNNYPSAPSGFPKCGFFGENQNGNISNGPRCVIDMVLLSFVIIGGLYV; from the exons ATGGATAGGAAGAACACTACTTCGTGCATTTCTTTGGCAACCCTGATTGCCTGTATCGTCTTGGTTCAAGGATACTGGAAAACTCCAGAGGAGAGTCCCACCTGTAAGATTAATACATGTAGAGAATCTGATGCTACTTGCGAATGCTCTCTCACCATTGAACACAGGTTGACAATGACAACAAAAGATCCTTTGCTAGTTGTTCCATCTGGTGGCAAGCTTTACTATCATAACGATACAAACAAACGAGCCCCTCTGTCGGATCCCGTCATCAGTGAAATTATAACGACAGATGGATATGGATCCCGCCTTGTCATAGCTATTAATGAAAAATTTCCTGGGCCAACCATAGAAGCTTACGAAAACCAGGAAATGATCATCCATGTTAGAAATTTGATGCATACTGATTCGACAACGATACATTTTCACGGGATGCATCAGCGTGGGACACCACATGCTGATGGTGTAGCCTTTATAAGCCAGTGTCCAATTTTGCCTGGACAAACATTTACCCACAGATTCACTGCGAGTCCGCATGGATCCAGTTTCTATCATGCACACATAGGAGACCAGCGTAGCATGGGTTTGTATGGAGGGCTTATCATTTATCCTCGGAACAAATTCCTTTCTCAACCACAAGTTGGATTCACCGTTCTCTTGCAGGATTGGAATCACAACGATGAACCTGAAACTTTGTATCAGCGCATGCTCAACGGGatttacaattttcaaaacaatccACCGACTCGAATTGAAACTACACAGTCCGTTGATGGCGCTAATTTTAGTCGATTTCATTTTCACTCAGGTCTTATCAATGGTAAAGGAAGATTTTATTCACGGAGTCCAGTCTCGTCTTATGGACTTCAACACAATGGGGCCCCTCTTGAAATATTTCGCATAAAGCCACGAACAACCTATAGATTTCGAGTGATAAGTGCAGCAACTCTTTACCCTTTCCGCGTTTATGTTCAAGATCATCCGGAGATTACAATTGTAGCATCTGATGGATTTGAGATTGTCAAAGGAATTGGGGAGGAAAGTCAGGCAATCACCGTAGAATCGTTTATCATTCATCCAGGAGAGCgatttgattttttattgtaCACAGGAAAGACTGTAAACTCGTATCTTCTAGTTGCAGAGAGTATTGAAGTCCTACCCAGCAATGTATATGAATATCATGCTGCAGAGGCAATAATTGAATACGAAGCCTCCCCCTCTTCATACGTTACATCACGAGCAAGCAATCAGAAATATTGTACCAGTGGAACACCATGTGTAACATTCAACTGTCCATATCTGTATTACCCCGACAATGAGCACAGACAGTGTCTGCCTTATGATGTAGCGAACAGTAATGAACCAAATTCACGTTATAGCGAAGTTGATATTGTTTCTGAAACGCTGTTTTTTAACTTTGCCTTTCCTGGAGAATCAGGGAATACGCCAGGTTCGGTTAATGGACGTGCATTTGTTCCGCCTGTGGCACCTATACTCACGGAATCGAGCAACGAACTGCGAACAGAATGCGATGACTCAAAATGTCGCATTGACTCTGTCTGCGCTTGCACCTATTCCATCAATCTTGACTTTGGGAAGGTATATCAGTTTGTAATGACAAATATTGGTAGTGGTCGAGGATGGTCCCATCCAGTTCATCTTCATGGTCACTatttttttgtgtacaaaatgggATTCGGAGAATATGATCAGACTACAGCCAAATTTATCTCTGAAACATATGACATTGAATGCATGGGAACTAACACTACAAATTTTTGTAATTCTGCTAAATGGAGAAACGAAACATGGGACAGCAGTATTCCTGGTTCAAAAACAATTTACCCTCCAGAAAAAGACACCATAATAATTCCAACGGGAGGATACGTCGTTATCCGATTTAAAGCAAATAATCCTGGAGCCTGGTTCTTTCACTGTCACATTGACCTTCACAACACCAATGGAATGGGAATGGTTCTTCTGGAAGCGTCAAACAATTACCCATCAGCTCCATCTGGATTCccaaaatgtgggttttttggAGAAAATCAAAACGGAAATATATCCAATGGACCAAGATGTGTAATCG ATATGGTATTGCTGTCGTTCGTGATAATCGGAGGACTTTATGTGTAA